The proteins below come from a single Mercenaria mercenaria strain notata chromosome 3, MADL_Memer_1, whole genome shotgun sequence genomic window:
- the LOC123524535 gene encoding uncharacterized protein LOC123524535 isoform X1, with protein MAQKYLMALDYVDLHANLVLKKHAKQSNVEFKSQAGQKRPLGDIETKHRYTPTQPVLSCRTVDIDVSGTRTYRPKSSADIISEQHALIHKIYSKARNIASAPPRRSKTPRKNATNDNNSQNKENNLKSVEVQGRPLTSLSQRPSDHTSTRTNTSNKRPKTTGQIKNNKTVHDSFMVVHSDRELIETRRSYRSLTDKIHKHWDPENHDLNTGTYQRGKKPPGVPSVDSWLTFSGSQTEQSQGIVDAFAEHVLESFLDDSEESSDSETEDLETAGDYYNVEGGVGSRIAQQLQKGDKIRIGINGSLQSLDLKVKKWSKEDSYVKPSEDEECKENMAKNDNMVIPLSWDDQVQVSEARILTPRGPPADKASQNMCTSRPVVFTKLLPDDLNSVNGPSFAGKKEGFRVKQRKKTKPCIDGKERDNKITVVTIDSKSEEEEQKIESLTVEEVIKQNCDGKNNEKQNGRHDDGEKHSVTFSLAEPDGRGQEGLYSPSKVSIVSSGSSEQRHPKVKPSQPTFSTKYQEVDLDIIGTLSVPNGQRPLSSESTGNPPSIYSNKSLYTPKQSQGRAGSARSSRSGLKSAKSSQRSLGTSSLVNMTGYRQNEAEYIQIATPVKNPNPAQQKKVSEYPPQSMSSDMPRGHVTYSGIREPVPSPELEVEDENIEKSEDPQPPTVQIKTVSKPSAQALSISIPTGEFTDSALNSPTRGAGPDASPRVRRAKDMRDEQIDQITTLLVDAIIGQNDDKTAKS; from the exons ATGGCTCAGAAGTATTTAATGGCCTTGGATTATGTGGACCTTCATGCCAACTTGGTGCTCAAGAAACATGCAAAG CAATCTAATGTTGAATTTAAAAGCCAAGCTGGTCAG AAGCGTCCACTTGGTGACATAGAGACAAAGCACAGATACACACCCACACAGCCCGTGTTGTCATGCCGCACAGTCGACATAGACGTTAGTGGTACACGGACATACAGACCGAAATCGTCTGCTGATATCATCAGTGAACAACATGCGCTCATACACAAAATATACTCAAAAGCAAG AAATATAGCATCAGCTCCACCCAGGAGATCTAAGACGCCAAGGAAAAATGCCACCAATGACAATAACAGCCAAAACAAGGAAAATAATCTCAAATCAG TGGAAGTTCAAGGTCGGCCATTAACCTCACTCTCGCAGAGACCTTCCGATCACACAAGCACAAGAACAAACACTTCAAACAAAAGACCAAAAACTACAG GTCAAATAAAGAACAATAAGACAGTCCATGACAGTTTTATGGTAGTACATTCCGATCGTGAGTTGATAGAAACACGGAGATCATATCGCAGTCTTACTGACAAAATACATAAACACTGGGACCCGGAAAATCACGATTTGAACACCGGTACATACCAACGTGGGAAGAAACCTCCAGGTGTGCCAAGTGTAGACTCCTGGTTGACATTTAGTGGATCACAGACGGAACAGTCACAGGGAATAGTTGATGCTTTCGCAG AGCATGTGCTTGAATCATTTCTGGATGACTCGGAGGAGAGTAGCGACTCTGAAACGGAAG ATTTGGAGACTGCGGGCGATTATTACAATGTCGAGGGAGGTGTAGGGAGTCGTATAGCCCAGCAATTACAAAAAGGGGACAAAATCAGGATTGGTATCAATGGAAGTTTACAATCCCTTGATTTGAAAGTGAAAAAATGGAGCAAAGAAGATAGTTACgt AAAACCAAGTGAGGATGAGGAATGTAAGGAGAATATGGCAAAGAATGACAACATGGTGATACCTCTCTCCTGGGATGACCAGGTTCAAGTCTCCGAGGCCAGAATCCTCACTCCAAGAGGCCCTCCAGCTGATAAAGCCAGTCAG AACATGTGCACTTCAAGACCAGTTGTGTTTACAAAACTACTGCCAGATGACCTCAACTCAGTGAATGGTCCGTCATTTGCTGGAAAGAAAGAGGGTTTCCGAGTGAAACAACGCAAGAAAACAAAACCATGCATAGATGGAAAAGAAAGGGATAATAAAATTACAGTTGTTACAATAGACTCAAAGTCGGAGGAAGAAGAACAAAAAATTGAAAGTTTGACAGTTGAAgaagtgataaaacaaaactgtgaTGGTAAAAATAACgagaaacaaaatggccgccatgaCGATGGTGAAAAACATTCTGTTACTTTCAGTTTAGCAGAGCCTGATGGGCGTGGACAGGAAGGTTTGTATAGTCCTAGTAAAGTGAGCATAGTTTCTAGTGGCAGTAGTGAGCAGAGACATCCGAAAGTTAAACCGTCTCAACCAACATTTAGTACAAAATATCAGGAAGTTGATCTTGACATCATAGGAACTCTAAGTGTGCCAAATGGCCAGAGACCTTTGTCAAGTGAATCTACAGGAAATCCTCCTAGCATTTATAGTAATAAATCGCTGTACACTCCGAAACAAAGTCAAGGTCGAGCTGGGAGTGCGCGTAGTTCAAGGAGTGGGTTGAAATCTGCTAAGTCAAGTCAGAGGTCACTTGGTACAAGTTCTTTGGTAAATATGACGGGATACAGGCAGAATGAAGCCGAGTATATTCAAATAGCAACTCCAGTGAAGAATCCAAATCCCGCACAGCAGAAGAAAGTTTCAGAGTACCCACCACAGAGCATGTCCAGTGATATGCCACGAGGGCACGTAACATATTCAGGAATCAGAGAACCGGTACCCTCTCCTGAATTAGAGGTAGAggatgaaaacattgaaaaatctGAAGATCCACAGCCCCCAACTGTACAGATAAAGACTGTCAGTAAACCCTCAGCACAGGCACTGTCCATCAGTATTCCCACTGGAGAATTCACCGATTCTGCCTTGAATTCACCAACACGTGGTGCAGGTCCGGATGCCTCACCCCGGGTTAGACGTGCCAAAGATATGCGTGATGAACAAATTGATCAGATCACAACACTCCTTGTGGATGCTATCATAGGTCAGAATGATGATAAAACTGCCAAAAGTTAG
- the LOC123524535 gene encoding uncharacterized protein LOC123524535 isoform X2 — translation MAQKYLMALDYVDLHANLVLKKHAKKRPLGDIETKHRYTPTQPVLSCRTVDIDVSGTRTYRPKSSADIISEQHALIHKIYSKARNIASAPPRRSKTPRKNATNDNNSQNKENNLKSVEVQGRPLTSLSQRPSDHTSTRTNTSNKRPKTTGQIKNNKTVHDSFMVVHSDRELIETRRSYRSLTDKIHKHWDPENHDLNTGTYQRGKKPPGVPSVDSWLTFSGSQTEQSQGIVDAFAEHVLESFLDDSEESSDSETEDLETAGDYYNVEGGVGSRIAQQLQKGDKIRIGINGSLQSLDLKVKKWSKEDSYVKPSEDEECKENMAKNDNMVIPLSWDDQVQVSEARILTPRGPPADKASQNMCTSRPVVFTKLLPDDLNSVNGPSFAGKKEGFRVKQRKKTKPCIDGKERDNKITVVTIDSKSEEEEQKIESLTVEEVIKQNCDGKNNEKQNGRHDDGEKHSVTFSLAEPDGRGQEGLYSPSKVSIVSSGSSEQRHPKVKPSQPTFSTKYQEVDLDIIGTLSVPNGQRPLSSESTGNPPSIYSNKSLYTPKQSQGRAGSARSSRSGLKSAKSSQRSLGTSSLVNMTGYRQNEAEYIQIATPVKNPNPAQQKKVSEYPPQSMSSDMPRGHVTYSGIREPVPSPELEVEDENIEKSEDPQPPTVQIKTVSKPSAQALSISIPTGEFTDSALNSPTRGAGPDASPRVRRAKDMRDEQIDQITTLLVDAIIGQNDDKTAKS, via the exons ATGGCTCAGAAGTATTTAATGGCCTTGGATTATGTGGACCTTCATGCCAACTTGGTGCTCAAGAAACATGCAAAG AAGCGTCCACTTGGTGACATAGAGACAAAGCACAGATACACACCCACACAGCCCGTGTTGTCATGCCGCACAGTCGACATAGACGTTAGTGGTACACGGACATACAGACCGAAATCGTCTGCTGATATCATCAGTGAACAACATGCGCTCATACACAAAATATACTCAAAAGCAAG AAATATAGCATCAGCTCCACCCAGGAGATCTAAGACGCCAAGGAAAAATGCCACCAATGACAATAACAGCCAAAACAAGGAAAATAATCTCAAATCAG TGGAAGTTCAAGGTCGGCCATTAACCTCACTCTCGCAGAGACCTTCCGATCACACAAGCACAAGAACAAACACTTCAAACAAAAGACCAAAAACTACAG GTCAAATAAAGAACAATAAGACAGTCCATGACAGTTTTATGGTAGTACATTCCGATCGTGAGTTGATAGAAACACGGAGATCATATCGCAGTCTTACTGACAAAATACATAAACACTGGGACCCGGAAAATCACGATTTGAACACCGGTACATACCAACGTGGGAAGAAACCTCCAGGTGTGCCAAGTGTAGACTCCTGGTTGACATTTAGTGGATCACAGACGGAACAGTCACAGGGAATAGTTGATGCTTTCGCAG AGCATGTGCTTGAATCATTTCTGGATGACTCGGAGGAGAGTAGCGACTCTGAAACGGAAG ATTTGGAGACTGCGGGCGATTATTACAATGTCGAGGGAGGTGTAGGGAGTCGTATAGCCCAGCAATTACAAAAAGGGGACAAAATCAGGATTGGTATCAATGGAAGTTTACAATCCCTTGATTTGAAAGTGAAAAAATGGAGCAAAGAAGATAGTTACgt AAAACCAAGTGAGGATGAGGAATGTAAGGAGAATATGGCAAAGAATGACAACATGGTGATACCTCTCTCCTGGGATGACCAGGTTCAAGTCTCCGAGGCCAGAATCCTCACTCCAAGAGGCCCTCCAGCTGATAAAGCCAGTCAG AACATGTGCACTTCAAGACCAGTTGTGTTTACAAAACTACTGCCAGATGACCTCAACTCAGTGAATGGTCCGTCATTTGCTGGAAAGAAAGAGGGTTTCCGAGTGAAACAACGCAAGAAAACAAAACCATGCATAGATGGAAAAGAAAGGGATAATAAAATTACAGTTGTTACAATAGACTCAAAGTCGGAGGAAGAAGAACAAAAAATTGAAAGTTTGACAGTTGAAgaagtgataaaacaaaactgtgaTGGTAAAAATAACgagaaacaaaatggccgccatgaCGATGGTGAAAAACATTCTGTTACTTTCAGTTTAGCAGAGCCTGATGGGCGTGGACAGGAAGGTTTGTATAGTCCTAGTAAAGTGAGCATAGTTTCTAGTGGCAGTAGTGAGCAGAGACATCCGAAAGTTAAACCGTCTCAACCAACATTTAGTACAAAATATCAGGAAGTTGATCTTGACATCATAGGAACTCTAAGTGTGCCAAATGGCCAGAGACCTTTGTCAAGTGAATCTACAGGAAATCCTCCTAGCATTTATAGTAATAAATCGCTGTACACTCCGAAACAAAGTCAAGGTCGAGCTGGGAGTGCGCGTAGTTCAAGGAGTGGGTTGAAATCTGCTAAGTCAAGTCAGAGGTCACTTGGTACAAGTTCTTTGGTAAATATGACGGGATACAGGCAGAATGAAGCCGAGTATATTCAAATAGCAACTCCAGTGAAGAATCCAAATCCCGCACAGCAGAAGAAAGTTTCAGAGTACCCACCACAGAGCATGTCCAGTGATATGCCACGAGGGCACGTAACATATTCAGGAATCAGAGAACCGGTACCCTCTCCTGAATTAGAGGTAGAggatgaaaacattgaaaaatctGAAGATCCACAGCCCCCAACTGTACAGATAAAGACTGTCAGTAAACCCTCAGCACAGGCACTGTCCATCAGTATTCCCACTGGAGAATTCACCGATTCTGCCTTGAATTCACCAACACGTGGTGCAGGTCCGGATGCCTCACCCCGGGTTAGACGTGCCAAAGATATGCGTGATGAACAAATTGATCAGATCACAACACTCCTTGTGGATGCTATCATAGGTCAGAATGATGATAAAACTGCCAAAAGTTAG
- the LOC123524535 gene encoding uncharacterized protein LOC123524535 isoform X4: MAQKYLMALDYVDLHANLVLKKHAKKRPLGDIETKHRYTPTQPVLSCRTVDIDVSGTRTYRPKSSADIISEQHALIHKIYSKARNIASAPPRRSKTPRKNATNDNNSQNKENNLKSVEVQGRPLTSLSQRPSDHTSTRTNTSNKRPKTTGQIKNNKTVHDSFMVVHSDRELIETRRSYRSLTDKIHKHWDPENHDLNTGTYQRGKKPPGVPSVDSWLTFSGSQTEQSQGIVDAFADLETAGDYYNVEGGVGSRIAQQLQKGDKIRIGINGSLQSLDLKVKKWSKEDSYVKPSEDEECKENMAKNDNMVIPLSWDDQVQVSEARILTPRGPPADKASQNMCTSRPVVFTKLLPDDLNSVNGPSFAGKKEGFRVKQRKKTKPCIDGKERDNKITVVTIDSKSEEEEQKIESLTVEEVIKQNCDGKNNEKQNGRHDDGEKHSVTFSLAEPDGRGQEGLYSPSKVSIVSSGSSEQRHPKVKPSQPTFSTKYQEVDLDIIGTLSVPNGQRPLSSESTGNPPSIYSNKSLYTPKQSQGRAGSARSSRSGLKSAKSSQRSLGTSSLVNMTGYRQNEAEYIQIATPVKNPNPAQQKKVSEYPPQSMSSDMPRGHVTYSGIREPVPSPELEVEDENIEKSEDPQPPTVQIKTVSKPSAQALSISIPTGEFTDSALNSPTRGAGPDASPRVRRAKDMRDEQIDQITTLLVDAIIGQNDDKTAKS; the protein is encoded by the exons ATGGCTCAGAAGTATTTAATGGCCTTGGATTATGTGGACCTTCATGCCAACTTGGTGCTCAAGAAACATGCAAAG AAGCGTCCACTTGGTGACATAGAGACAAAGCACAGATACACACCCACACAGCCCGTGTTGTCATGCCGCACAGTCGACATAGACGTTAGTGGTACACGGACATACAGACCGAAATCGTCTGCTGATATCATCAGTGAACAACATGCGCTCATACACAAAATATACTCAAAAGCAAG AAATATAGCATCAGCTCCACCCAGGAGATCTAAGACGCCAAGGAAAAATGCCACCAATGACAATAACAGCCAAAACAAGGAAAATAATCTCAAATCAG TGGAAGTTCAAGGTCGGCCATTAACCTCACTCTCGCAGAGACCTTCCGATCACACAAGCACAAGAACAAACACTTCAAACAAAAGACCAAAAACTACAG GTCAAATAAAGAACAATAAGACAGTCCATGACAGTTTTATGGTAGTACATTCCGATCGTGAGTTGATAGAAACACGGAGATCATATCGCAGTCTTACTGACAAAATACATAAACACTGGGACCCGGAAAATCACGATTTGAACACCGGTACATACCAACGTGGGAAGAAACCTCCAGGTGTGCCAAGTGTAGACTCCTGGTTGACATTTAGTGGATCACAGACGGAACAGTCACAGGGAATAGTTGATGCTTTCGCAG ATTTGGAGACTGCGGGCGATTATTACAATGTCGAGGGAGGTGTAGGGAGTCGTATAGCCCAGCAATTACAAAAAGGGGACAAAATCAGGATTGGTATCAATGGAAGTTTACAATCCCTTGATTTGAAAGTGAAAAAATGGAGCAAAGAAGATAGTTACgt AAAACCAAGTGAGGATGAGGAATGTAAGGAGAATATGGCAAAGAATGACAACATGGTGATACCTCTCTCCTGGGATGACCAGGTTCAAGTCTCCGAGGCCAGAATCCTCACTCCAAGAGGCCCTCCAGCTGATAAAGCCAGTCAG AACATGTGCACTTCAAGACCAGTTGTGTTTACAAAACTACTGCCAGATGACCTCAACTCAGTGAATGGTCCGTCATTTGCTGGAAAGAAAGAGGGTTTCCGAGTGAAACAACGCAAGAAAACAAAACCATGCATAGATGGAAAAGAAAGGGATAATAAAATTACAGTTGTTACAATAGACTCAAAGTCGGAGGAAGAAGAACAAAAAATTGAAAGTTTGACAGTTGAAgaagtgataaaacaaaactgtgaTGGTAAAAATAACgagaaacaaaatggccgccatgaCGATGGTGAAAAACATTCTGTTACTTTCAGTTTAGCAGAGCCTGATGGGCGTGGACAGGAAGGTTTGTATAGTCCTAGTAAAGTGAGCATAGTTTCTAGTGGCAGTAGTGAGCAGAGACATCCGAAAGTTAAACCGTCTCAACCAACATTTAGTACAAAATATCAGGAAGTTGATCTTGACATCATAGGAACTCTAAGTGTGCCAAATGGCCAGAGACCTTTGTCAAGTGAATCTACAGGAAATCCTCCTAGCATTTATAGTAATAAATCGCTGTACACTCCGAAACAAAGTCAAGGTCGAGCTGGGAGTGCGCGTAGTTCAAGGAGTGGGTTGAAATCTGCTAAGTCAAGTCAGAGGTCACTTGGTACAAGTTCTTTGGTAAATATGACGGGATACAGGCAGAATGAAGCCGAGTATATTCAAATAGCAACTCCAGTGAAGAATCCAAATCCCGCACAGCAGAAGAAAGTTTCAGAGTACCCACCACAGAGCATGTCCAGTGATATGCCACGAGGGCACGTAACATATTCAGGAATCAGAGAACCGGTACCCTCTCCTGAATTAGAGGTAGAggatgaaaacattgaaaaatctGAAGATCCACAGCCCCCAACTGTACAGATAAAGACTGTCAGTAAACCCTCAGCACAGGCACTGTCCATCAGTATTCCCACTGGAGAATTCACCGATTCTGCCTTGAATTCACCAACACGTGGTGCAGGTCCGGATGCCTCACCCCGGGTTAGACGTGCCAAAGATATGCGTGATGAACAAATTGATCAGATCACAACACTCCTTGTGGATGCTATCATAGGTCAGAATGATGATAAAACTGCCAAAAGTTAG
- the LOC123524535 gene encoding uncharacterized protein LOC123524535 isoform X3 gives MAQKYLMALDYVDLHANLVLKKHAKQSNVEFKSQAGQKRPLGDIETKHRYTPTQPVLSCRTVDIDVSGTRTYRPKSSADIISEQHALIHKIYSKARNIASAPPRRSKTPRKNATNDNNSQNKENNLKSVEVQGRPLTSLSQRPSDHTSTRTNTSNKRPKTTGQIKNNKTVHDSFMVVHSDRELIETRRSYRSLTDKIHKHWDPENHDLNTGTYQRGKKPPGVPSVDSWLTFSGSQTEQSQGIVDAFADLETAGDYYNVEGGVGSRIAQQLQKGDKIRIGINGSLQSLDLKVKKWSKEDSYVKPSEDEECKENMAKNDNMVIPLSWDDQVQVSEARILTPRGPPADKASQNMCTSRPVVFTKLLPDDLNSVNGPSFAGKKEGFRVKQRKKTKPCIDGKERDNKITVVTIDSKSEEEEQKIESLTVEEVIKQNCDGKNNEKQNGRHDDGEKHSVTFSLAEPDGRGQEGLYSPSKVSIVSSGSSEQRHPKVKPSQPTFSTKYQEVDLDIIGTLSVPNGQRPLSSESTGNPPSIYSNKSLYTPKQSQGRAGSARSSRSGLKSAKSSQRSLGTSSLVNMTGYRQNEAEYIQIATPVKNPNPAQQKKVSEYPPQSMSSDMPRGHVTYSGIREPVPSPELEVEDENIEKSEDPQPPTVQIKTVSKPSAQALSISIPTGEFTDSALNSPTRGAGPDASPRVRRAKDMRDEQIDQITTLLVDAIIGQNDDKTAKS, from the exons ATGGCTCAGAAGTATTTAATGGCCTTGGATTATGTGGACCTTCATGCCAACTTGGTGCTCAAGAAACATGCAAAG CAATCTAATGTTGAATTTAAAAGCCAAGCTGGTCAG AAGCGTCCACTTGGTGACATAGAGACAAAGCACAGATACACACCCACACAGCCCGTGTTGTCATGCCGCACAGTCGACATAGACGTTAGTGGTACACGGACATACAGACCGAAATCGTCTGCTGATATCATCAGTGAACAACATGCGCTCATACACAAAATATACTCAAAAGCAAG AAATATAGCATCAGCTCCACCCAGGAGATCTAAGACGCCAAGGAAAAATGCCACCAATGACAATAACAGCCAAAACAAGGAAAATAATCTCAAATCAG TGGAAGTTCAAGGTCGGCCATTAACCTCACTCTCGCAGAGACCTTCCGATCACACAAGCACAAGAACAAACACTTCAAACAAAAGACCAAAAACTACAG GTCAAATAAAGAACAATAAGACAGTCCATGACAGTTTTATGGTAGTACATTCCGATCGTGAGTTGATAGAAACACGGAGATCATATCGCAGTCTTACTGACAAAATACATAAACACTGGGACCCGGAAAATCACGATTTGAACACCGGTACATACCAACGTGGGAAGAAACCTCCAGGTGTGCCAAGTGTAGACTCCTGGTTGACATTTAGTGGATCACAGACGGAACAGTCACAGGGAATAGTTGATGCTTTCGCAG ATTTGGAGACTGCGGGCGATTATTACAATGTCGAGGGAGGTGTAGGGAGTCGTATAGCCCAGCAATTACAAAAAGGGGACAAAATCAGGATTGGTATCAATGGAAGTTTACAATCCCTTGATTTGAAAGTGAAAAAATGGAGCAAAGAAGATAGTTACgt AAAACCAAGTGAGGATGAGGAATGTAAGGAGAATATGGCAAAGAATGACAACATGGTGATACCTCTCTCCTGGGATGACCAGGTTCAAGTCTCCGAGGCCAGAATCCTCACTCCAAGAGGCCCTCCAGCTGATAAAGCCAGTCAG AACATGTGCACTTCAAGACCAGTTGTGTTTACAAAACTACTGCCAGATGACCTCAACTCAGTGAATGGTCCGTCATTTGCTGGAAAGAAAGAGGGTTTCCGAGTGAAACAACGCAAGAAAACAAAACCATGCATAGATGGAAAAGAAAGGGATAATAAAATTACAGTTGTTACAATAGACTCAAAGTCGGAGGAAGAAGAACAAAAAATTGAAAGTTTGACAGTTGAAgaagtgataaaacaaaactgtgaTGGTAAAAATAACgagaaacaaaatggccgccatgaCGATGGTGAAAAACATTCTGTTACTTTCAGTTTAGCAGAGCCTGATGGGCGTGGACAGGAAGGTTTGTATAGTCCTAGTAAAGTGAGCATAGTTTCTAGTGGCAGTAGTGAGCAGAGACATCCGAAAGTTAAACCGTCTCAACCAACATTTAGTACAAAATATCAGGAAGTTGATCTTGACATCATAGGAACTCTAAGTGTGCCAAATGGCCAGAGACCTTTGTCAAGTGAATCTACAGGAAATCCTCCTAGCATTTATAGTAATAAATCGCTGTACACTCCGAAACAAAGTCAAGGTCGAGCTGGGAGTGCGCGTAGTTCAAGGAGTGGGTTGAAATCTGCTAAGTCAAGTCAGAGGTCACTTGGTACAAGTTCTTTGGTAAATATGACGGGATACAGGCAGAATGAAGCCGAGTATATTCAAATAGCAACTCCAGTGAAGAATCCAAATCCCGCACAGCAGAAGAAAGTTTCAGAGTACCCACCACAGAGCATGTCCAGTGATATGCCACGAGGGCACGTAACATATTCAGGAATCAGAGAACCGGTACCCTCTCCTGAATTAGAGGTAGAggatgaaaacattgaaaaatctGAAGATCCACAGCCCCCAACTGTACAGATAAAGACTGTCAGTAAACCCTCAGCACAGGCACTGTCCATCAGTATTCCCACTGGAGAATTCACCGATTCTGCCTTGAATTCACCAACACGTGGTGCAGGTCCGGATGCCTCACCCCGGGTTAGACGTGCCAAAGATATGCGTGATGAACAAATTGATCAGATCACAACACTCCTTGTGGATGCTATCATAGGTCAGAATGATGATAAAACTGCCAAAAGTTAG